One window of Tepidanaerobacter acetatoxydans Re1 genomic DNA carries:
- the cobC gene encoding alpha-ribazole phosphatase → MARFFLVRHGETIWNKQRKYQGQSDIPLTDEGKIQAELLSKRLKHEKLDVAYASDLGRTMETAKIIAEQHNIEVIPTELMRELSFGIWEGLTYEDILQKWPHEYRSWIGNPYYEKPPEGETLSQLCERVSRFLMKAANVHPDGRILVVSHAGPIRAVLSVLLNLKQSFFWKFKISNTSLTVIEYDGLKELSDSDAFIVTVNDTYHLDNKRN, encoded by the coding sequence TTGGCGAGATTTTTTCTGGTAAGACATGGTGAAACCATTTGGAATAAGCAGCGCAAATATCAAGGACAATCTGATATTCCGCTGACTGATGAAGGTAAGATTCAAGCCGAGTTACTTTCAAAAAGACTTAAGCATGAGAAGTTGGATGTGGCATATGCCAGCGACCTAGGCAGAACAATGGAAACCGCTAAAATCATAGCAGAGCAGCACAATATTGAAGTGATACCGACCGAACTGATGCGAGAACTGAGCTTTGGAATTTGGGAAGGTCTCACATATGAGGATATATTGCAGAAATGGCCGCATGAATATCGAAGCTGGATTGGTAATCCCTATTATGAGAAACCCCCGGAGGGAGAAACATTATCACAGCTATGTGAAAGGGTTTCAAGGTTTCTAATGAAAGCGGCTAATGTGCATCCTGATGGCCGTATACTTGTAGTAAGCCACGCAGGTCCAATCAGAGCAGTACTTTCAGTTCTATTGAATCTCAAGCAGAGTTTTTTCTGGAAATTTAAAATAAGCAATACCTCGCTTACCGTCATCGAGTATGACGGTCTAAAAGAGCTTTCGGACAGCGATGCCTTTATCGTTACTGTAAATGACACATACCACTTGGATAATAAAAGAAATTAA
- a CDS encoding thiamine diphosphokinase — protein sequence MKAVIFGGGDIENYEKVKKYLSCCSIVICADSGARHAFNMGVVPDLLVGDMDSISPADMEKVQKWGVKKQNFPSEKDFTDTELAVCEALKLGADEALLLGGLGNRPDHSLANIFLMVSFKQQGLELKLADGNWEMFLIDEPVEIEGKEGDILSLVPITPKVTGVTTEGLYYPLKGETLLMGPARGISNVFLTSAAKVEIEQGLLLAVKCTEDEI from the coding sequence ATGAAGGCAGTTATTTTTGGTGGTGGAGATATTGAAAACTATGAAAAAGTCAAGAAATATTTAAGCTGTTGTAGTATAGTTATATGTGCCGACAGTGGTGCCCGCCATGCTTTTAACATGGGGGTTGTACCGGATTTATTGGTAGGAGATATGGACTCAATTAGTCCCGCTGATATGGAAAAAGTGCAAAAATGGGGCGTTAAAAAGCAAAACTTTCCTTCGGAAAAAGACTTTACTGATACAGAATTAGCTGTATGTGAGGCTTTAAAACTTGGCGCCGATGAAGCTTTACTCTTGGGTGGCCTTGGCAATCGGCCGGATCACAGCCTTGCCAATATATTTTTGATGGTAAGCTTTAAGCAACAGGGGCTTGAGCTGAAACTGGCAGACGGAAACTGGGAAATGTTTTTAATAGATGAACCTGTTGAAATAGAGGGAAAAGAGGGGGATATCTTATCCCTTGTTCCGATAACTCCTAAAGTAACAGGTGTTACGACCGAGGGATTATACTATCCGCTAAAAGGCGAAACACTTCTTATGGGACCGGCACGCGGAATCAGCAATGTATTTTTGACAAGTGCCGCCAAAGTTGAAATAGAGCAGGGACTGCTGTTGGCAGTGAAGTGTACGGAAGATGAGATTTAG
- the cobS gene encoding adenosylcobinamide-GDP ribazoletransferase, which yields MGFYVAILFLTRIPFPQIELDEGKIASSLPFFPCAGAVIGGILSLIYILGQKVLPHEVAAGLTVIISIIITGGMHLDGFADTMDALFCYGDREKKLAVMKDSRIGAYGVIGIVSVILLKYVLVASLPKVYVIQSLIGFPVLSRWMMTFSIVFYPYIREKGLGKAFTSQKISAFIIASIATIIIMYIMLGLKSLIVIIGVFMAGLLFILYLTRHFGGMTGDTYGATNEFCEIIALLMFIILSYGTR from the coding sequence ATGGGATTTTATGTAGCAATTTTGTTTTTAACACGTATACCCTTTCCGCAGATAGAACTGGATGAAGGCAAGATTGCATCATCCTTACCATTTTTTCCATGTGCAGGTGCGGTTATCGGAGGAATTTTAAGTTTGATATACATATTAGGGCAAAAGGTATTACCACATGAAGTTGCAGCAGGGCTTACAGTGATTATAAGTATTATTATAACCGGCGGTATGCACTTAGACGGATTCGCCGATACGATGGATGCTCTTTTTTGCTATGGTGACCGCGAAAAGAAGCTTGCTGTCATGAAAGATAGTCGTATTGGAGCTTATGGAGTTATAGGTATTGTTTCGGTAATACTGCTAAAATATGTCCTTGTCGCTTCTTTACCCAAGGTTTATGTGATACAATCGCTAATCGGTTTTCCAGTTTTAAGCAGATGGATGATGACTTTTTCTATTGTTTTTTATCCCTATATACGTGAAAAAGGTTTGGGAAAAGCATTTACAAGCCAAAAAATTTCGGCATTCATAATAGCAAGCATTGCAACAATAATCATTATGTACATAATGCTGGGCTTGAAGAGTCTGATTGTGATTATAGGAGTCTTTATGGCGGGCTTGCTTTTTATTTTATATCTTACAAGGCATTTTGGAGGTATGACCGGAGATACATATGGTGCGACAAATGAGTTTTGTGAGATAATAGCTTTACTAATGTTTATCATACTATCTTATGGAACTAGGTGA
- a CDS encoding NifU family protein: MKEKVEVVLNKIRPSLQADGGDVELVDVDEVAGIVKVRLTGACGGCPFATMTLKNGIEEALKEEIPEVKEVQQV; this comes from the coding sequence TTGAAAGAAAAGGTAGAAGTTGTTTTAAATAAAATTCGTCCGTCCTTGCAGGCTGATGGCGGAGATGTAGAATTGGTCGATGTAGATGAAGTTGCCGGTATAGTTAAAGTAAGGCTTACCGGTGCATGCGGCGGATGCCCGTTTGCAACCATGACCTTGAAAAACGGTATTGAAGAGGCATTAAAAGAAGAAATACCGGAAGTCAAAGAAGTGCAGCAGGTTTAA
- a CDS encoding acyltransferase encodes MAKSRVVELDFMRAAAILMVLVLHVTAAYVAYSPVNSNAFHLGLILNQWSRICLPLFVFVSGFGLFYGYGRKKLDLKDFYLRRFKTVFVPYLVWSFVYMILRDVFNPSFAFIGLPAKEALLSYINWTFKENIHTPIWFVLMIVQLYFIFPVLLSLMARIRKPLKFIVVNFVLYFSIITYCRFFMTMSGIHIIDWLQKYYSVNFVGWYFYFILGGVAAQNWSIVKEIHLNKLLTALLYVITTFLVIIEAYLGFIKYGQSHLEAYTSMRPTVLINSMAAIPAIYLLAQKLMKQDKLTTLFNSISRYSYGIFFVNPQILTVVKKVVGKFYGTYTTRVFQLILVFALTTVCSYIFCYIVDRTPFRMLLLGLSKKK; translated from the coding sequence ATGGCTAAGTCTAGGGTAGTTGAATTGGACTTTATGCGAGCAGCAGCTATCTTAATGGTATTAGTGCTCCATGTTACGGCGGCTTATGTGGCATACAGTCCGGTAAACAGTAATGCTTTTCATCTGGGGCTTATATTAAATCAATGGTCGCGAATTTGTCTGCCTTTATTTGTTTTTGTTTCAGGTTTTGGACTTTTCTACGGATACGGTCGGAAGAAACTTGACTTGAAGGATTTTTACTTAAGGAGATTTAAAACTGTATTTGTTCCATATCTTGTCTGGAGTTTTGTGTACATGATTTTAAGGGATGTGTTCAATCCATCCTTTGCTTTTATCGGTTTACCCGCTAAAGAAGCACTTTTATCATATATCAATTGGACATTTAAAGAAAATATACATACACCAATATGGTTTGTATTAATGATTGTACAATTATATTTTATATTCCCTGTTCTTTTAAGTCTGATGGCAAGAATAAGGAAGCCCCTGAAATTTATAGTGGTAAATTTTGTCCTATATTTTTCTATAATTACATATTGCCGCTTTTTTATGACCATGAGCGGAATACATATAATCGACTGGCTTCAGAAATATTATTCCGTAAATTTTGTAGGGTGGTATTTTTATTTTATTCTTGGCGGGGTTGCAGCTCAAAACTGGAGTATTGTAAAAGAAATACATTTGAATAAATTACTCACCGCATTATTATATGTCATAACCACATTCTTAGTCATAATAGAAGCATACCTTGGATTTATAAAATACGGACAATCACATCTTGAAGCATATACTTCTATGAGGCCCACAGTTTTGATTAATTCAATGGCAGCGATACCTGCAATATATCTTCTTGCCCAAAAATTAATGAAGCAGGATAAACTTACAACGCTTTTTAACAGCATATCGCGGTATTCATATGGTATTTTCTTTGTAAATCCGCAAATTTTAACAGTAGTAAAAAAAGTTGTCGGTAAATTTTATGGAACATATACAACACGTGTCTTTCAACTGATTTTAGTATTTGCTCTTACAACAGTATGTTCATATATCTTCTGCTATATTGTAGATAGGACGCCATTTAGAATGCTTCTATTAGGTTTAAGCAAGAAGAAATAA
- a CDS encoding sigma-70 family RNA polymerase sigma factor, with translation MSKTDLEEQIAEHVIEFKDRYYRLAYSYVRNSDDALDIIQESIYKAFASLDSLKNPSYIKTWFYRIVVNTSLDFLRKRKKEIVVSEVFLYANDESEYDSYEDFDLKAALDDLPPNYRSIIILRYFEDLKLQEIAKILNENVNTVKTRLYTGLKKLRIKMNDENWEVSK, from the coding sequence ATGAGTAAAACCGACTTGGAAGAACAAATTGCAGAACATGTAATTGAATTTAAAGACAGGTATTACAGACTAGCTTATAGTTATGTTAGAAATTCTGATGATGCGTTAGATATTATCCAAGAGTCTATATATAAAGCTTTTGCATCGTTAGATTCATTAAAAAACCCAAGTTACATAAAGACTTGGTTTTATAGGATTGTAGTAAACACTTCGCTGGACTTTTTGCGAAAGAGAAAGAAGGAGATTGTAGTTAGTGAAGTCTTTTTATATGCCAATGATGAAAGCGAATATGACAGTTACGAAGATTTCGATTTAAAGGCTGCCTTAGATGATTTACCGCCGAATTACCGCAGTATAATCATTTTGCGATATTTTGAAGACTTAAAGCTTCAAGAGATTGCCAAAATTTTAAACGAAAATGTAAATACTGTAAAAACCCGCCTTTATACTGGTCTTAAAAAACTGCGCATTAAAATGAATGATGAAAATTGGGAGGTTTCAAAATGA